TTCGGATCGCATGATGGCCGCGGTAGCGGCGGCGCGTCATAAGGAACTGAAAAATTATTTGCCTGGCGCGCACATCGCCATTGGATCGATCAATTCCCCGATGCAGTGCATGATGAAGGAAATATGCGCGCAATGTATTCAGCGCCATGTCGATCCCAAAACGGGCAGGGAAGAAATTGTTTTTTCTTGTTTCAATCAGGATCAGGACCTTGATCGGGTCGATTGGAAATGTTTGAACGAACGCCTGGCGCAAAACGGCGCACAGGAAAAATTGACAGCGAGTTGGATTAAGAAATTAATGCAGGCTTAGCGATATGTCGGCCATTTTGAATTCGGCCGGTTTAATCAGCTGATTCGAGCAAACCGTGATTTTATACAGCTTGCCTTCGATATTTTTTTCCCAAAATTTTAGGAATTTAAACAGGACAGGGAATTTGGGCGCGATGTCCAATTCCTGCCATAAAAACGTTTGTAGTAGGCTAGGGTAATCCGGCAAATGATATAATATTTCAGCGGTAGTTAGCCGGTAATCTTTAAGTTGTTTCTCAAGTTCGCTCATATACAGCCTTACTTATATATTATTCTATTTTGCCGTCATTTTGGTAAAAAATGTCTTAATTATCATAGTCTTAGTTAAAATTGTTTAGCAATTGCGGCAAGTGACTCAATTTTCTTTGTTTTTTGCGGGGTATATCGGAGCTTGGCGCGCATAATTCAATTAATTGCCTTAGTTTTTAAGTCTCCAATAGTTTGGCTATGATGCTTTGGGTTCTATTGGCTTGTGTCAGCATCGCAATCCCTGCCTGTTGTACTATTTTCTGTGACGTATACTCGGTCATTTCTTTTGCGACATCTAGATCGGCGATAGAGCTGCGAGCGCCTTCGTAATTTTCAAGCATGGTGGCGACATTATCCTGAACCTTTTCCAAACGATTGATATTGGCGCCAACGCCGGTGCGGAATAAGGTTAGTTGATCCATCGCACGTTTAATCGATTGCTCGGCCCGTTTCGCCGCGCCGACGGAATTGATCATGCTATATTCAAGCTGCTGATCAAGCGAATTTAACCGTGTGGATCCCAGGCGATAGCTGATATTATTAATTGTAGCGGCATTATTTCCAACACGGATAGATCCTTCTTGGCCGACAACGGAAATATTTATGCCTGTATCCACGGTATCCAGTTGCCGGACCAAAATATCCAGGCGGCCATCGTGATTCAAATCGGCGATGGCGATACTGGTTGCAATCGTACTGCCCATAGTTTGCGCCAACACGGTAGAGCCAAAAGTAAAGTTTCCGGTGCCTGTGACATAGCGCAATTGAAATGGATCCTCGCCTGTGGGTGCCCACAATATGTCTTGCAGTCCGTCGGCATTTAAATCCGCCACATTCAGCAACATTTCTCCCACGCCGCCAGCGGCGTATTGCGATTGTGCGCCTGTCAACGCGCCAGCGGAATTGGCGATAAAGAAAGCAGTAGCGGTAAATGCGCCCTGCCTACCGCCTATTGCAATGTCCAGAAATCCGTCATTGTTCATATCCACAAGCTGGGTGTTTCTAATTGTCGCAGCGCCAGCAACAACGGTTATGGCCCCGTTGGCAAAGCTGGCGCCTGTGCCGATAGTGCTTTGAACTTGGGTAGTGCTGTTGAATACCAAGTCCATAATTCCGTCATTATTTAAATCGCCGGCGGTAATGCCGGTGATTGTTATGCCGGCATTATAAGATGTGGAAGTAAATCCGCTGCCATTGCTTAGATGTATGCGGTAATTAGTGCCTGCCGATGCAGTCACTAAATCGCTTTTTCCATCGCCATTGACATCGATTACGGTTAATCCAACGGTACCTGCTAGGCCTGCTGCGATTTGGGAAAAGCTGTTGTTGCCGTTATTTTGGTAGACAACCGTCGTTAAGGCCGTGCTAACAGCAATATCTGCTATGCCATCCCCGTTAAAGTCGCCGGTTACAACATTGTTGGCGGCTATACCATTAACAACGGTTGTGGCTGTTTCAAATGTGCCGTCGCCACGGCCTAAAGCCAGATTAATTGTGCTGGTGGCGCTAGTTGCATAAATCATATCGTTGATTCCGTCGCCGTTAAAATCGGCAACAGCAATGGTGCCACCGCCGGTGGCGGTAATAGAAGCGGATTCGGTAAAATCGATGGTTCCGCTGTCAAACAAAGCGGTTCCGGCGAAAGTGGTGGATTTGGAAAGACGTGTTATTTCCGATTTAATCTGCTGATATTCGGTATCCAGCATGCCGCGTTCGACCGCTGATATATTTCCTCCCTGCGCCTGAGAGGAAAGAGAACGCATGCGGACCAGCATTTCTTGCACTCTTTGATAAGCGCCTTCGGCGGTCTGTAATAAAGAAGTCGCTTGTTGGGCATTAATGCTGTTATACCGCAAGCTTACCAATTCGCTGCGAATGCGCGAGGATATGGCGATGCCAGCGGCGTCGTACCGGGCCGATGGAGCATTTTGTCCTGTCGACAAACGGGTCAGGGCGCGGTCCAGCGCATTTTGCGAACGTTGCAGCGATCGCAAGGCAATGGTCGAAGCTTGGCTGGTGCTAACCGTCAGCGGCATTATTTAACCCCCTCGCTGAGTTCCAGAAGTTTGGCGATGATGCTTTGGGTTTTATTTGCCTGCGTCAGCATCGCAATGCCCGCTTGCTGCATAATTTTCTGGGCCGTGTATTCGGTCATTTCCCGCGCCACGTCTAAATCCGCGATGGCGCTACGGGCGCCTTCCTGGTTTTCAAGCATGTTGGCGATGTTGTCTTGCGTTTTTTCAAGACGGTTGATGGATGCGGCCACGGAACTGCGGAACAATCCTAATTGGTCTATCGCACGCTTAATTGATTGTTCAGCGCGAAGGGCAGTGCCTCGCGAGTTGATCATGCTGGTGCTCATTTGATAATCCAGCACGTTCAAATTCATACTGCCGGTGCGGAAAGCAACGTTGTTGCTGGTTCCAGAAGCGCTGCTGACACGAACAGATCCCTGCAATCCTGTAGTGGAAGTGTTCATGTAAACGATGACTTGCGTGTTGGTGCGTACAATTGCGTCCACCAATCCGTCATTATTTAAGTCGCGCATTACTATGTCGTTTTGTCCGGATGCGGAAGTAACGCTTTGGTAAGAACCATAGTTCCAGCCGCCATAGCCCTGGCGGAAGCCGAAGTTGGCGCCGGAGTTGCTGGAAATCAAGTCCAGGTATCCGTCACCATTGATATCATAAGCGTAATTGGCGCGTTGTGATGCAGCGCCCATGCTGATGCTGACTCCGGCGGCAAAGGTTCCGTTGCCGGTATTGCGCAAATACCATAAATTGCCTGTATCGCCGACAACAACGTCCAAGAATCCATCGCCATCGATATCGGACAGAGAGCTAAATCGGGCGGATCCGGTTATGGCGCCGCTGGCGGCTCCGGAAGTGAAATTTCCGCCGCCGTCATTCTGCATGACGATAAATTGACCGGCGGTATTGTTGATAGCAAGATCTAAAATACCATCGTTGTTCATATCGCCTGCCACCATCGAACTGGCGGTAATCGATTGGATAAAAGTGGCATTGCTGAAATTCAATCCGGTGCCGTCATTCAGCCGGATGCTAATGCTGGTGCCGCTGGCAATCGCATAATCCAGCTCTCCATCCCCATTGAAATCGCCGGTAACAATGTTGGTTGCACCGCCAGCAATGATTGTTCCTATTGCAAATGTGCCGTCGCCATTGTTCAGGGCGGTTACCGCTCCATTAGTGCCATTGGCAAGGATATCCATTCTTCCGTCGCCATTAAAATCGCCGACAGTGACGTTAGTCATTACGGCGCCTAATCCCATATTGATGGCATAGTCGCTGGTGGTATTGAAAGTGCCGTCGCCAAGCCCTAAAAATACCCGCACGCCTGTAATGGCGTTGCTGGTGGTGATCATGTCCTTGATGCCGTCGCCGTTGATATCCGCAAAATCGTAATCCATGGCGGCGACGATATCGGTCGGCGTATAAGTTACGCCCGATGCAAAGCTGATATTGCCTGCGGCGAACAGATCGTTTTGATTGAACTTGACACTGCGCGCAAGACGCGCCATTTCCGATTTCAGCGCCTGATATTCAGTGTCCAGCATTCCCCGTTCGGTGGATGATAAATTGGAACTTTGCGATTGCGTTGCCAGCGACCGCATGCGATTTAAAATTTCGCCAGCGCGTTGATAAGAACCCTCGGCAATTTGCAGCATGCTGACGGCTTGTTGTGCATTTTGCTGGTATTTCTGCAAGGCGACAATTTCACCGCGAATGCGCGACGATACGGCGATTCCAGCGGCATCGTACCGCGCCGATGGAGCGTTTTGCCCAGACGATAACCGCGCCAACGCACGCTCCATCGAATTTTGCGAACGCTGCAA
The Alphaproteobacteria bacterium DNA segment above includes these coding regions:
- a CDS encoding Usg family protein gives rise to the protein MSELEKQLKDYRLTTAEILYHLPDYPSLLQTFLWQELDIAPKFPVLFKFLKFWEKNIEGKLYKITVCSNQLIKPAEFKMADISLSLH